One genomic region from Halobacteriovorax sp. HLS encodes:
- a CDS encoding multiheme c-type cytochrome has translation MKKQIWIIALLIISSCTYFIETIDNNEYTVQNISKDSFSILFSHNINGETHPCGCRHHPLGGLPQIAGIMHEIEKKSDTLYVDSGDTFFASSTIPDSLNSSLSFTGKNLARGLGKLKLSYMLPGEQDLAMGWDFLKNVEEENPFTYLVSNPSATFPLNHKKIVIYQRGPHKVFLIALSDPNIFKPQFSSAFISPIAQIPFIKEELKKAGFEQKNPFHRLIALTNSGIDVDKIYAKNFPEIDWIIGSHSQSFTKFPVEEGNTKMVQVLSRNHYLGEIKISLTADKKSDSYAIHESRDEKAKVLQPNPFHAFLTDHKQRLAKIQLEEQNAMSVKSIGVQKYNTSSSCIECHTDQAKKWQQTPHALAYLTLIKAQEENNLSCVKCHSLGLGSTHGFQRAQDIIQFEQTDEKKLKRLKDNYWKHVKSEFTNFTSIRNLPPHTIEKISNKWVKFDEQSGVSHNFSNVQCLNCHDKHLDHPFSTSEVKVPDSQKFEKMKAKCLNCHNQDQSPEWYEDGKASEIKIIQMMKKVQCNH, from the coding sequence ATGAAAAAGCAAATATGGATAATCGCTCTACTTATCATTTCTTCTTGTACTTACTTTATTGAGACAATTGATAATAATGAGTACACAGTACAGAATATTTCAAAGGATAGCTTTTCCATATTATTTAGTCATAATATCAATGGTGAAACCCACCCTTGTGGTTGCAGACATCACCCTCTAGGCGGACTTCCTCAAATTGCAGGAATAATGCACGAAATAGAAAAAAAGAGCGACACTCTCTATGTAGACAGTGGAGATACTTTCTTTGCTTCTTCTACGATTCCAGACAGCCTTAATAGCTCTTTGAGCTTCACAGGTAAGAACCTTGCCAGGGGTCTAGGAAAGCTTAAACTTTCCTATATGCTACCCGGAGAACAAGACCTTGCCATGGGTTGGGACTTTTTAAAAAACGTTGAAGAAGAAAATCCTTTTACTTACTTAGTCTCAAACCCATCTGCAACTTTTCCACTTAATCATAAAAAGATTGTTATCTATCAAAGAGGACCCCATAAGGTCTTTCTAATTGCATTATCAGATCCAAATATTTTTAAGCCTCAATTCTCTAGTGCATTTATCAGCCCAATTGCTCAGATACCTTTTATAAAAGAAGAACTTAAAAAGGCAGGATTCGAACAAAAGAATCCTTTTCATAGACTAATCGCCTTAACAAACTCTGGAATTGATGTTGATAAAATTTACGCAAAGAATTTTCCAGAAATCGATTGGATCATCGGGTCCCATTCACAAAGCTTCACGAAGTTTCCTGTTGAAGAGGGAAATACAAAGATGGTGCAAGTTCTTTCTAGAAACCACTACCTAGGAGAGATTAAGATCTCTCTAACTGCTGATAAGAAGTCCGACTCTTATGCTATTCATGAATCAAGAGATGAGAAAGCAAAGGTTTTACAACCTAATCCATTCCACGCCTTTCTCACAGATCATAAACAAAGGCTTGCAAAAATACAGCTTGAAGAGCAAAACGCAATGAGTGTAAAAAGCATAGGAGTACAAAAGTATAATACTTCATCATCATGTATTGAATGTCATACTGATCAGGCCAAGAAGTGGCAACAAACCCCACATGCACTGGCCTACCTCACTCTTATCAAGGCGCAAGAAGAAAATAATTTATCATGTGTAAAATGTCATTCTCTAGGACTTGGGTCTACACATGGATTCCAACGAGCGCAGGATATTATTCAGTTCGAACAAACAGATGAAAAAAAGCTAAAAAGGTTAAAAGATAATTACTGGAAACATGTAAAGAGTGAATTTACAAATTTTACATCTATTAGAAACTTACCTCCTCATACTATAGAGAAGATATCAAATAAGTGGGTTAAATTTGATGAACAAAGTGGAGTGTCGCATAACTTTTCTAACGTTCAATGTTTAAATTGTCATGACAAACATCTAGATCACCCTTTCTCAACAAGCGAAGTGAAAGTTCCTGACTCACAAAAGTTTGAAAAAATGAAGGCCAAATGCCTTAACTGCCACAACCAAGATCAGTCTCCAGAGTGGTATGAAGATGGAAAGGCCAGTGAAATTAAAATTATTCAAATGATGAAGAAAGTTCAGTGTAATCACTAA
- a CDS encoding tol-pal system YbgF family protein: protein MRREIKFLALSSLIIFGSCKTQEEIQREQMVDNLSIQMVENQSLTADSKVRLQNIEERLGMLTGQVEETNHSTKEQLSKEVQTLREKVTFLEEKEKANQTTQDMNQKRLTEIEDQLVKQDAYLKKLLATLSGATAAKKSSKKLSDYDSAMLDYKKGHYSSARPKLEALESSSKIKGSKRTRVLHNLGMVSYIGKDDKAAVVYFSKLFTEFPKSNYNANGMLFLSKSLVRMKQNDQAKQTLEELIKRFPKSKKVKDAKAMLKKL from the coding sequence ATGAGAAGAGAAATCAAATTTCTTGCGCTTAGTTCTTTAATTATTTTTGGTTCATGTAAAACTCAAGAAGAAATTCAAAGAGAACAAATGGTCGACAATCTTTCAATTCAAATGGTCGAAAACCAAAGCCTAACAGCTGACTCGAAAGTTAGACTTCAGAATATTGAAGAGAGACTCGGTATGCTAACGGGACAAGTTGAAGAAACAAACCATAGTACTAAAGAGCAATTATCAAAAGAAGTTCAAACACTTCGTGAAAAAGTAACTTTCCTAGAAGAAAAAGAAAAAGCTAATCAAACAACACAGGATATGAATCAAAAGAGATTAACTGAAATTGAAGATCAGCTTGTAAAGCAAGATGCTTATTTAAAGAAATTGCTCGCCACTCTGTCGGGAGCAACAGCGGCAAAAAAAAGCTCTAAAAAGTTATCTGACTACGATTCAGCAATGCTTGATTATAAGAAAGGTCACTACAGTAGTGCTAGACCAAAACTAGAAGCACTAGAATCTAGTTCTAAAATAAAAGGAAGTAAAAGAACAAGAGTTTTACACAACCTTGGAATGGTTAGCTATATCGGAAAAGATGACAAGGCAGCCGTTGTATACTTCAGCAAGCTCTTTACTGAATTTCCTAAATCAAATTACAACGCTAACGGAATGCTATTTCTTTCAAAAAGTTTGGTTAGAATGAAGCAAAATGATCAGGCCAAGCAAACACTTGAAGAACTTATTAAAAGATTTCCAAAATCGAAGAAAGTTAAAGACGCCAAAGCAATGCTAAAGAAATTGTAA
- a CDS encoding DUF4398 domain-containing protein, translating into MIKKLVLFTLFFQLWGCGLATTRPKLEMSLAQVAFLAAKEAKAQTLSPGVFRKAEFYYLKAKSSYRRKYFNKAKQYAILSKKFSEKAEFIAIRKQTLENL; encoded by the coding sequence ATGATAAAGAAGTTAGTACTTTTCACACTATTTTTTCAACTTTGGGGATGTGGTTTAGCGACCACCCGCCCCAAACTTGAAATGAGCCTGGCACAAGTTGCATTTCTAGCAGCAAAAGAAGCAAAAGCACAAACACTCTCCCCTGGCGTTTTTAGAAAAGCAGAGTTCTACTATCTAAAAGCAAAGTCATCTTATCGAAGAAAGTATTTCAATAAAGCAAAGCAATACGCTATTCTATCTAAGAAGTTTTCTGAAAAAGCAGAGTTTATTGCGATTAGAAAACAAACTTTAGAAAATTTATAA
- the pal gene encoding peptidoglycan-associated lipoprotein Pal, with amino-acid sequence MKISTLIAVIALSISLVGCGSTKKKEVQDGNQEVSSVGSDSSALELNADSDSGKAGAISSVFFGFNSSVLTTATRETLNANAEFLKANPSVEVQVEGHCDERGGVQFNLALGERRAASVKEYLVAMGVASSRISTISFGKERPVAFGHDEGAWGQNRRGNFVITAK; translated from the coding sequence ATGAAAATTTCTACACTAATCGCCGTTATTGCACTTTCGATCTCTTTAGTAGGTTGTGGTTCTACAAAGAAAAAAGAAGTTCAAGATGGTAACCAAGAAGTATCATCTGTAGGTTCAGATAGCTCAGCACTTGAGCTAAACGCTGATTCTGATTCAGGAAAGGCCGGAGCAATCTCTTCAGTATTTTTTGGATTCAATTCATCGGTACTTACAACAGCTACTCGTGAAACACTTAATGCTAACGCAGAATTCCTAAAGGCCAACCCTTCTGTTGAAGTTCAGGTTGAAGGACACTGTGATGAAAGAGGTGGAGTTCAGTTCAACCTTGCACTAGGTGAAAGAAGAGCTGCTTCAGTTAAAGAATACTTAGTAGCAATGGGTGTTGCTTCTTCTAGAATCTCAACAATTTCATTCGGTAAAGAAAGACCAGTTGCTTTTGGACACGATGAAGGAGCATGGGGACAAAATAGAAGAGGAAACTTCGTTATTACTGCGAAATAA
- a CDS encoding response regulator, whose amino-acid sequence MQINIVAIDDEEDVAALYKVYFKKEVKKELITLNCFNSGESCLEYLKSRDGEDTQLILCDINMPEMDGFQVLESVKKDYPNIHVYMVSAYDNDEYLGKAKSLGASEYFTKPVDFTELKKKIFDYFNDEKNSA is encoded by the coding sequence ATGCAAATCAATATTGTGGCCATTGATGATGAAGAGGATGTTGCCGCTCTCTATAAAGTCTATTTCAAAAAAGAAGTTAAAAAAGAACTAATTACTCTGAACTGTTTTAACTCGGGAGAGAGTTGCTTAGAGTATCTGAAAAGCAGAGATGGTGAAGATACTCAGCTCATTCTATGCGATATTAATATGCCGGAAATGGACGGCTTTCAAGTTTTAGAATCCGTAAAGAAAGATTATCCAAATATTCATGTATACATGGTTTCTGCCTATGATAACGATGAATACTTAGGAAAAGCAAAGAGTTTAGGTGCAAGTGAATATTTCACTAAACCAGTAGACTTTACAGAACTTAAAAAGAAAATATTCGACTACTTTAATGATGAGAAGAACTCCGCCTAA
- a CDS encoding low specificity L-threonine aldolase, producing the protein MIDLRSDTLTRPSKDMLEAMMNAPVGDDVFGEDPSINKLQEDCAKLFGMDGSLFCPSGTMTNQIAISCHVQAFEEIILERDSHIYQYEGGGIFHHSRASVKLLDGNAGKITAHQIKTAINPVDIHRPTTKLVSLENTTNRGGGATYSIEELREISKVCKENNLLLHLDGARFFNAHIIENYDLNEIGQIFDSISICLSKGLGCPVGSLLLGSNEFLKKALRVRKVFGGGMRQAGFLAAAGSYALERNIERLKEDHLLAKSIEKIIKNITYIEKSREVVSNIVIFDLDNEIDPNHFLSYLKENNLLAVSFGGQAIRFVTHLDVDKDILKDIENILNNYTY; encoded by the coding sequence ATGATAGATCTAAGAAGTGATACACTAACAAGGCCATCTAAAGATATGTTAGAAGCTATGATGAATGCTCCAGTTGGAGACGATGTTTTTGGAGAAGATCCCTCAATAAATAAACTCCAAGAAGATTGTGCTAAACTTTTTGGGATGGATGGTTCCCTATTTTGTCCATCTGGTACAATGACAAATCAAATTGCTATCAGCTGCCATGTACAAGCATTTGAAGAAATTATTCTCGAGAGAGATTCACATATTTACCAATATGAGGGTGGCGGAATTTTTCATCACTCAAGAGCAAGTGTAAAACTATTAGATGGTAATGCTGGAAAGATAACGGCTCACCAAATTAAAACGGCCATTAATCCTGTTGACATCCATCGACCTACAACAAAGTTAGTGTCTCTTGAAAATACAACCAATAGAGGTGGTGGAGCAACCTACTCCATCGAAGAACTTCGAGAGATTTCAAAAGTATGTAAGGAAAATAATCTTCTACTCCACTTAGATGGGGCACGCTTTTTCAATGCTCACATAATTGAAAACTATGACCTAAACGAGATAGGACAAATCTTTGATTCTATCTCCATTTGTCTATCAAAGGGTCTTGGCTGTCCAGTAGGCTCTCTTCTATTAGGATCAAATGAATTCTTGAAAAAGGCCCTTAGAGTTAGAAAAGTGTTTGGAGGGGGAATGCGCCAAGCAGGTTTCTTAGCAGCAGCAGGAAGCTATGCCTTAGAAAGAAATATTGAAAGACTAAAAGAAGATCACTTGCTTGCAAAGAGTATTGAAAAGATTATCAAGAATATAACTTATATAGAGAAATCTAGAGAGGTAGTATCTAATATCGTTATTTTTGACTTAGATAATGAGATAGACCCTAATCACTTTCTAAGCTACCTTAAAGAAAATAATTTACTAGCAGTTTCTTTTGGTGGGCAAGCGATAAGATTTGTTACACATCTAGATGTTGATAAAGATATCTTAAAAGATATTGAAAATATTTTGAACAACTACACCTATTAG
- a CDS encoding LysR family transcriptional regulator: MNINGMDLNLLLVFNALIETKSVSKGAKLIGLSQPAMSHALNRLRLILDDDLFLRTPKGMVPTPKAEGIKDIIASSLGQLESGLFSAEQFDPHTHKKRFTITSSDCECMTFIPYLISSILKNSPGMSLDFRHPTLETFYSDLDSSKVDLALGVGLRPRNNLVIQKIFDEDYICLTRKDNPLVQDKISLGEYLKLEHINIDPLGGRRGIVDNALAKIGVQRNIRVSIPQFSLSPWIFLNNNLIVTIPKTLGLEFQKILPVKSFEPPVEIQSLEGHMMWHKRNDNDPAHKWLRKKIIQSVTTLRKKGLINKDAKELS; this comes from the coding sequence ATGAATATTAATGGAATGGACCTTAACCTATTACTCGTCTTCAATGCCTTAATAGAGACAAAATCAGTCTCTAAGGGTGCGAAACTTATAGGTTTATCTCAGCCGGCCATGAGTCATGCTCTAAATAGATTACGCCTAATTTTAGATGATGATCTCTTTTTAAGAACCCCAAAAGGGATGGTTCCGACCCCAAAAGCAGAGGGTATAAAAGACATTATTGCCTCTTCGCTAGGTCAGCTCGAATCAGGTCTTTTTAGTGCCGAACAATTTGATCCGCACACACATAAGAAAAGATTCACTATAACTAGTAGTGATTGTGAATGTATGACCTTCATACCTTATTTAATAAGTAGTATATTAAAAAATTCTCCAGGAATGTCTCTTGATTTTCGTCACCCTACTCTAGAAACATTCTATTCTGATTTAGACTCTTCAAAAGTCGATCTGGCCCTAGGGGTTGGCCTTAGGCCTAGAAATAATTTAGTGATTCAAAAAATATTTGATGAAGACTATATATGTCTTACTAGAAAAGATAACCCACTCGTGCAGGACAAAATCAGCTTAGGCGAGTACTTAAAACTCGAACATATTAATATTGATCCTTTAGGCGGCAGACGAGGCATTGTAGATAATGCCCTTGCAAAAATAGGTGTACAAAGAAATATACGAGTTAGTATTCCTCAATTTTCATTATCGCCTTGGATATTTCTTAATAATAATTTGATTGTCACAATTCCCAAAACACTAGGGCTAGAGTTTCAAAAAATTCTTCCGGTAAAGTCCTTCGAACCACCTGTTGAAATTCAAAGCTTAGAGGGGCATATGATGTGGCACAAAAGAAATGATAACGATCCTGCTCACAAGTGGCTAAGAAAGAAAATTATTCAATCGGTCACGACACTCAGAAAGAAAGGACTCATTAATAAAGATGCAAAGGAGCTCTCATGA
- a CDS encoding alpha/beta fold hydrolase codes for METRTIKLVDRTKLKLNFFRSMRGNSMAPVFVILPALGIRAGYYKSLATSLTLDGNHVVSFDWENQEGRSMKFSDHGYKEVIEFDLPTVLTQVKEFFGDTKVYLLGHSIGVQFGLLYSARNPDSIAGMIAIAGGSFYYKKLKGLKRTKRKIDYHILKNITKVLGHFPGDYIGLSKEPAKLMRDVAKEGLRGSYSHIDESLDLELEKLNIPILFITLNNDRHIPIEGSEFLASKLKSADLTRIHLRDEYGLRDFHHIKWVKTPEPVVERIQNWLLRSA; via the coding sequence ATGGAAACAAGAACGATCAAGCTAGTTGATAGAACAAAACTCAAACTCAATTTTTTCAGATCCATGAGGGGAAACTCCATGGCTCCTGTATTTGTGATTCTGCCGGCCCTAGGAATTAGGGCCGGCTATTACAAAAGCCTAGCAACTTCATTAACTTTAGATGGAAACCATGTCGTGAGCTTTGATTGGGAAAATCAAGAGGGGAGATCGATGAAGTTCTCCGATCATGGTTATAAAGAAGTTATCGAATTTGATCTACCTACTGTCTTAACTCAAGTAAAAGAGTTTTTTGGAGATACAAAGGTTTATCTTTTAGGACACAGTATTGGTGTTCAATTCGGTCTACTCTACAGTGCCCGCAATCCTGACTCGATTGCTGGAATGATTGCCATTGCTGGGGGCAGCTTCTATTACAAGAAGTTAAAGGGATTGAAGAGAACGAAGAGAAAGATTGATTATCATATCCTAAAAAATATTACGAAGGTGTTAGGTCATTTTCCTGGAGACTATATAGGTCTTTCTAAAGAGCCAGCCAAACTTATGCGAGATGTAGCAAAGGAAGGTCTACGTGGAAGTTACTCGCATATTGATGAGTCTCTCGACTTAGAGCTTGAGAAGCTAAATATTCCGATACTCTTTATAACTCTCAATAACGATAGACATATTCCAATTGAGGGAAGTGAGTTTCTGGCCTCAAAGTTAAAAAGTGCTGATTTAACAAGAATTCATTTAAGAGATGAATATGGACTTAGAGATTTTCACCATATCAAATGGGTTAAAACTCCAGAGCCAGTAGTTGAAAGAATTCAAAACTGGCTTTTGAGATCTGCTTGA
- a CDS encoding DUF4423 domain-containing protein, translating to MQIEVAQPKISIFDFDDYRDYLIKVGMPDGLYSHTSNNLQAWASRLGYKSPSSLTMVLKGQRTPSSDMVRTLSEDLKMTIKEKEYFQLLIQLEKAHKKNKDPKELLLKLSSLNSEKKAISLGLKEFSAISEWYFLAIKQLISTPGFIEDEDWIYKKLRKKATPSQIKNAINIMLEMKTIGRNESGELIVLKEGLLTTNDVPSSAIKRHHFGMINRALEAINEQDVSERQVTSLTMKIKDEDLAEAKQYIFEFIKDFNEKFSTTEANELFQLNMQFFKHTKNIVNQ from the coding sequence ATGCAAATAGAAGTAGCACAACCAAAGATTTCAATATTTGATTTCGATGATTATCGAGATTATCTTATTAAGGTAGGAATGCCTGACGGTCTCTACTCGCATACTTCAAACAATCTCCAAGCATGGGCATCTCGTCTAGGCTATAAATCTCCAAGCTCACTTACAATGGTTCTAAAAGGACAACGAACTCCAAGTTCGGATATGGTTAGAACACTTAGTGAAGACTTGAAGATGACTATTAAAGAAAAAGAATATTTTCAACTTCTTATACAATTAGAAAAAGCTCACAAGAAAAATAAAGACCCAAAAGAGCTCCTATTAAAGCTCTCTTCACTTAACTCAGAGAAAAAGGCCATTTCACTAGGTCTTAAAGAGTTCTCTGCAATTAGTGAATGGTACTTCTTGGCGATCAAGCAGCTCATAAGCACACCAGGATTCATTGAAGATGAAGACTGGATCTATAAGAAACTAAGAAAGAAGGCCACTCCATCTCAGATAAAGAACGCTATTAACATTATGCTTGAGATGAAAACTATTGGTCGTAATGAATCTGGAGAATTAATTGTCTTAAAAGAAGGTCTTTTAACTACAAATGATGTTCCTAGCTCAGCAATTAAAAGACATCACTTCGGAATGATCAACAGAGCTCTTGAGGCCATTAATGAACAGGATGTTAGTGAAAGACAAGTAACTTCATTAACAATGAAAATTAAAGATGAAGACTTGGCCGAAGCCAAGCAGTATATTTTTGAATTTATTAAAGATTTTAACGAAAAGTTCTCGACCACTGAGGCCAATGAACTTTTTCAGTTGAATATGCAATTTTTTAAGCATACTAAGAATATAGTTAACCAATAA
- a CDS encoding Hsp20 family protein: protein MNHKVGYAAAFALGAIFAFSTTYTIMDNANKLEREELVRLKKAMLEQQGGIHIPNPFAGMGAGLDKLKKQMQDMMEEEQKRQEEQDTLFGSIADSIGNIGSAFDVGKVERREDENFYYYDLEVGSSENNKINVNIEDSQLILSGTIEKINDEGSFKSSFSSSFNKSFPVPADGDAQKMSVDQNAKEGFLVIKIPKKK from the coding sequence ATGAATCATAAAGTAGGTTATGCCGCTGCATTCGCACTAGGTGCTATCTTTGCCTTCTCTACAACATACACAATAATGGATAATGCTAATAAACTTGAAAGAGAAGAATTAGTTAGACTTAAGAAGGCCATGTTAGAACAACAGGGTGGGATACATATTCCTAATCCTTTTGCTGGTATGGGCGCTGGTCTCGATAAATTAAAAAAACAAATGCAAGACATGATGGAAGAAGAACAAAAGAGACAAGAAGAACAAGATACTCTCTTTGGCTCTATTGCAGACTCGATCGGAAATATTGGTTCGGCCTTTGATGTAGGTAAGGTCGAACGCAGAGAAGATGAAAACTTCTATTACTATGACCTAGAAGTAGGAAGCTCTGAAAATAATAAGATAAATGTAAATATTGAAGATTCTCAATTAATTTTGTCTGGCACTATCGAAAAAATAAATGATGAGGGGAGTTTTAAGAGTTCTTTTTCATCTAGCTTTAACAAGTCTTTTCCCGTTCCAGCTGATGGAGATGCACAAAAAATGTCAGTTGATCAAAATGCAAAAGAAGGCTTTCTTGTAATCAAAATTCCTAAGAAAAAATAA
- a CDS encoding glutathione S-transferase family protein, which yields MKTLELISFDLCPFVQRSRITLLKKQVDHKVTNIDLKNKPQWFLNISPLGKVPCLKVGDDILFESSVINEYLDETTGGEFLPKDPLKKAQIRAWIEFTSTLTSSWYSMTMSKTKEDYDERKEIFQGQLNRLEKNITGDTTFDDSGFTLADTCILPIIQRTKLLDDHYKTSFLSDKPKLKNIGLEHLEKPYVLESVPSDFSQRMVAFLFDAEVYLSR from the coding sequence ATGAAAACTTTAGAATTAATCAGCTTTGACTTATGTCCATTTGTTCAACGTTCAAGAATAACGTTATTAAAAAAGCAAGTGGATCACAAGGTCACTAATATTGATTTAAAGAATAAGCCTCAGTGGTTTCTAAATATTTCTCCACTAGGAAAAGTACCCTGCTTAAAAGTTGGTGACGATATTCTCTTTGAGAGCTCCGTCATTAATGAATACTTAGATGAGACCACCGGAGGAGAATTCCTTCCAAAGGATCCTCTGAAAAAAGCTCAAATAAGAGCATGGATTGAATTTACAAGCACACTAACTTCTTCATGGTATTCAATGACTATGTCGAAAACAAAGGAAGACTACGATGAGCGTAAAGAAATTTTTCAAGGACAACTTAATCGACTTGAAAAGAATATTACAGGAGATACAACATTCGATGATTCAGGTTTCACTCTCGCCGATACCTGTATACTCCCGATCATACAGAGAACTAAACTCTTAGATGATCACTATAAAACAAGCTTTTTATCAGATAAGCCAAAGTTGAAAAATATAGGCCTCGAACATCTGGAAAAACCTTACGTACTAGAATCTGTCCCAAGTGACTTCTCTCAAAGAATGGTTGCCTTCCTCTTTGATGCAGAAGTTTATTTGTCTCGATAA
- a CDS encoding MATE family efflux transporter encodes MKARLTQGDISKQLIDLAIPMILGVFSIIIFNIVDTYFIGKLGTRELAAIAFTFPIPLIVGSVAFGIGIAATSFVSMALGSGRADQVANFATDSLSMVVILGIILLIIGELTIRPLFLFMGASEDLIPLIKEYMMIWYASIPLIVVPMTGNSIIRAMGNTKFPAIVMTVAGVVNFIFDPLLIFGIGPFPALGLKGAAIATAIARFFTFLAAMYFLHYKYKVLVNPFRGFNKVIGNWIRISQVAIPAFLNNLINPIAMFVLTKLVAKHGENVVAGFGVGTKVESLFAIVLIGIAASLSPFVGQNYGARKYSRITKALSLANKYSTAWIFICSVMMIFFADNVAAIFNDDPTIVKVAGTYLKIMIFSIMGLAILQNTVSTHNAIGRSKTSLLLNILRIFIIHIPLALILGELYSYQGIYWAGFIANFLGGAIGFYFLRKLNKSFPKDVESSS; translated from the coding sequence ATGAAGGCCCGTTTGACGCAAGGGGATATCTCAAAGCAACTCATAGATTTAGCAATTCCTATGATCTTGGGAGTCTTTTCAATCATTATTTTTAATATTGTTGATACTTACTTTATTGGTAAGTTGGGCACGCGCGAACTCGCCGCAATAGCATTCACTTTTCCTATTCCACTTATTGTTGGTTCTGTAGCATTTGGTATAGGAATCGCTGCTACATCCTTTGTTTCAATGGCCCTTGGGTCAGGAAGAGCGGACCAAGTTGCAAACTTCGCAACAGATAGCCTCTCGATGGTTGTTATATTAGGAATAATTCTACTTATAATTGGTGAGCTAACAATCAGACCACTATTTCTCTTTATGGGAGCAAGTGAAGACTTAATACCACTTATCAAAGAATATATGATGATTTGGTACGCTTCTATTCCTCTAATAGTTGTTCCAATGACAGGTAATAGTATTATTAGAGCAATGGGAAATACTAAATTTCCTGCAATTGTGATGACTGTGGCAGGCGTTGTTAACTTTATCTTTGATCCGCTTTTAATTTTTGGTATCGGACCATTTCCTGCTCTAGGACTTAAAGGTGCCGCCATTGCAACTGCAATAGCTCGCTTTTTTACTTTCTTAGCAGCAATGTATTTCTTGCACTACAAGTATAAGGTTCTTGTAAATCCATTTAGAGGTTTCAATAAAGTGATCGGCAACTGGATAAGAATTTCTCAAGTGGCCATACCAGCCTTTTTAAATAATTTGATAAATCCTATTGCGATGTTTGTTCTTACTAAGTTAGTGGCAAAGCATGGGGAAAATGTTGTTGCTGGTTTTGGAGTTGGAACTAAGGTTGAGTCTCTCTTTGCAATTGTTCTTATTGGAATTGCCGCCTCTCTTTCTCCATTTGTAGGGCAAAACTATGGTGCACGAAAATATTCACGTATAACTAAGGCACTATCTCTGGCCAATAAGTATTCGACTGCTTGGATTTTTATTTGCTCTGTTATGATGATTTTCTTTGCCGATAATGTCGCGGCGATCTTTAATGATGACCCTACGATAGTTAAGGTCGCAGGAACTTATTTGAAGATTATGATCTTCTCGATTATGGGGCTGGCCATATTACAAAATACTGTCTCTACACATAATGCCATAGGAAGATCTAAGACTTCTCTACTATTAAATATTTTAAGAATATTTATTATTCATATTCCTCTGGCCCTCATCTTAGGAGAGTTGTATTCCTACCAAGGAATTTATTGGGCAGGGTTTATTGCAAACTTCTTGGGGGGAGCAATTGGATTTTACTTTTTAAGAAAGCTCAATAAGAGCTTCCCTAAAGACGTGGAGAGTTCTTCTTAG
- a CDS encoding glutathione S-transferase family protein encodes MSLTLYGSIPSPYVRRIRILLHDVDFHFEVIDLMNNEDQVKLLKISPVRRIPILKDQDTIIYDSRQIYNYLAKKLSLKALTIHQENLLTFIDEVNDSLVSVRLLNSSGFNDIQNTFMRNQYKRIKDTLRFFEKEITLFELDESDYVQVCLFCLLDWIAYRELVSLEEFKNLENFRNSFSSFERTKKNSPRL; translated from the coding sequence ATGAGCTTAACACTCTACGGATCGATTCCTTCACCTTATGTAAGAAGAATTCGAATCCTTTTACATGACGTTGATTTTCACTTTGAAGTTATTGATCTGATGAATAATGAGGACCAAGTGAAACTCTTAAAGATTTCACCAGTAAGAAGAATTCCTATTCTAAAAGACCAAGACACAATTATCTATGACTCAAGACAGATTTATAATTATCTGGCAAAGAAGCTCTCATTAAAAGCGCTTACAATTCATCAAGAGAACTTACTTACCTTCATCGATGAGGTAAACGACTCTCTTGTCTCCGTAAGACTTCTTAATTCATCTGGCTTTAATGATATTCAAAATACTTTCATGCGCAATCAATATAAGAGAATCAAAGACACTCTAAGGTTCTTTGAAAAAGAGATCACTCTCTTTGAATTAGATGAGTCGGATTATGTTCAAGTTTGTCTTTTCTGTCTACTTGATTGGATTGCATATCGAGAATTGGTTTCACTGGAAGAGTTTAAGAATTTAGAAAATTTTAGAAATTCTTTTTCGAGTTTTGAAAGAACTAAGAAGAACTCTCCACGTCTTTAG